In Brevibacterium zhoupengii, the following are encoded in one genomic region:
- a CDS encoding DUF3618 domain-containing protein: MTDNVYTSDVTVDSASPSQLAESIRLREERIADNIDELVGRVHPKVLATRAANKAKYSVVEEESGSVKPEAIALGVGVVLGVAALIVGVSGRSKRG, translated from the coding sequence ATGACTGACAATGTCTACACCTCAGATGTGACCGTCGACTCAGCGTCACCCAGCCAGCTGGCGGAATCGATTCGCCTGCGCGAAGAGCGCATCGCGGACAACATCGATGAACTTGTGGGCCGTGTCCACCCGAAGGTCCTTGCGACTCGCGCCGCGAACAAGGCGAAGTACTCCGTCGTCGAAGAGGAGAGCGGCTCGGTCAAGCCCGAGGCGATCGCCCTCGGTGTCGGAGTCGTCCTCGGCGTGGCCGCACTGATCGTGGGTGTCTCCGGTCGCAGCAAGCGTGGCTGA
- a CDS encoding GroES family chaperonin translates to MAESALPIRMLHDRILVDPGEEAGERKSSAGIVIPATASMGKRLVWGKVVAAGPHVRQANLGDTVLYDPEELAEVELEGTAYVLLRERDVHAISEPAEQSRSGMYL, encoded by the coding sequence GTGGCTGAGTCCGCTCTGCCCATCCGCATGCTGCATGACCGGATCCTAGTGGATCCGGGTGAGGAGGCCGGGGAACGCAAATCCTCGGCCGGGATCGTCATCCCGGCGACCGCCAGCATGGGCAAGCGTCTCGTGTGGGGCAAGGTCGTCGCGGCCGGCCCCCACGTGAGGCAGGCCAACCTCGGCGACACCGTCCTCTATGATCCTGAGGAGCTCGCCGAGGTGGAGCTGGAGGGGACGGCGTACGTTCTCCTGCGTGAGCGCGACGTCCACGCGATCTCAGAACCAGCGGAGCAGTCGAGGTCCGGGATGTACCTCTGA
- a CDS encoding GntR family transcriptional regulator — MNHESSLVNQLTDRLIAGELPPGVRLSEAALAKEFDVSRNTLREAFRVLGEQGLVNHIPHRGVSVASPNTSDVIDIYRVRRHIECSVLENAPKNHPGAEEMRRAVEAAQTAAAADDWLQVGTLNMSFHNAVVSLSDSSRLMRSFGNVLAELRLAFLKVEVLDFLHAPFVERNQEVLDAYLHETPKEAAAKLGAYLGDSERQVLGAYARAGQD, encoded by the coding sequence GTGAACCACGAATCGTCCCTGGTCAATCAGCTCACCGACCGCCTCATCGCCGGCGAGCTGCCGCCCGGCGTCCGCCTGTCCGAAGCCGCCCTGGCAAAGGAGTTCGACGTCTCCCGCAACACTCTGCGCGAAGCCTTCCGCGTGCTGGGGGAGCAGGGGCTGGTCAATCACATCCCGCACCGCGGAGTCTCGGTGGCCTCACCGAACACCTCCGATGTCATCGACATCTACCGGGTGCGACGCCACATCGAATGCTCAGTGCTGGAGAACGCTCCGAAGAATCACCCGGGCGCCGAGGAGATGCGCCGGGCGGTGGAAGCCGCACAGACTGCCGCGGCCGCCGATGACTGGCTGCAGGTGGGAACGCTGAATATGTCGTTCCACAATGCTGTGGTCTCGCTGTCGGACAGCTCCCGGCTGATGCGCTCATTCGGCAATGTCCTGGCCGAGCTGCGACTGGCCTTCCTCAAGGTCGAGGTCCTCGACTTCCTCCATGCGCCGTTCGTCGAACGCAACCAAGAGGTCCTCGACGCCTATCTGCATGAGACCCCGAAGGAAGCGGCCGCGAAACTCGGCGCCTACCTCGGTGACTCCGAACGTCAGGTCCTCGGCGCCTACGCCCGCGCCGGTCAGGACTGA
- a CDS encoding NRAMP family divalent metal transporter, producing the protein MSQPQDTATNQPVKVSRSAILGAIFLMATSAIGPGFITQTATFTAQMGAAFAFAIFISILIDIAIQLNVWRMITSSGKRAAQLASSAIPGTGILLSILIVIGGLAFNIGNIAGGGLGLNALLGIDPKLGGLLTGVLAIGIFLFKRAGKVVDTVVMVLGVGMIILTVIVAIVSNPPVGEAIKQSFLPDTINFATITTIVGGSVGGYITYSGAHRYLDSGKTGPEHAPSVMRSALMGILVTGVMRYVLFLAILGVVASGVALDLSSNVANPAGQAFAAVLGDAGMRIFGAIFWAAALSSVIGAAYTSATFLSAFSKRLEKGWPLQLATVAFITVSLIIYLIVGTAPATLLVFVGGFNGLILPIGLTIFMYIGWFRPRLLRVDKYPLWLLIIGTAATLVMWYTAVESVGPIFAMIGIGG; encoded by the coding sequence ATGTCACAGCCGCAAGATACAGCTACGAATCAACCAGTGAAGGTCAGTCGCAGTGCCATTCTGGGTGCGATCTTCCTCATGGCCACCTCGGCCATCGGACCCGGATTCATCACCCAGACGGCGACATTCACCGCGCAGATGGGCGCAGCCTTCGCCTTCGCCATCTTCATCTCGATCCTCATCGACATCGCCATCCAGCTCAATGTCTGGCGCATGATCACCTCGTCGGGCAAACGTGCGGCTCAGCTGGCCTCGAGCGCCATCCCGGGCACGGGCATCCTCCTGTCCATCCTCATCGTCATCGGCGGACTGGCCTTCAACATCGGCAACATCGCCGGCGGCGGCCTCGGCCTCAACGCACTCCTGGGCATCGACCCGAAGCTCGGCGGGCTGCTCACCGGCGTACTGGCCATCGGTATCTTCCTGTTCAAACGCGCCGGCAAGGTCGTCGACACCGTCGTCATGGTCCTCGGCGTCGGAATGATCATCCTCACCGTCATCGTCGCCATCGTCTCCAACCCACCGGTCGGTGAGGCGATCAAGCAGAGCTTCCTGCCCGACACCATCAACTTCGCCACCATCACGACCATCGTGGGCGGAAGCGTCGGCGGCTACATCACCTACTCAGGCGCCCACCGCTATCTCGACTCGGGCAAGACCGGACCAGAGCACGCTCCTTCGGTGATGCGCTCGGCACTGATGGGCATCCTCGTCACCGGCGTCATGCGCTATGTCCTGTTCTTGGCCATCCTCGGCGTCGTCGCCTCAGGCGTGGCCCTCGACCTCAGCAGCAACGTCGCGAATCCAGCCGGTCAGGCCTTCGCCGCGGTCCTCGGCGACGCCGGCATGCGCATCTTCGGCGCCATCTTCTGGGCAGCGGCACTGAGCTCGGTGATCGGGGCGGCCTACACCTCGGCGACCTTCTTATCTGCCTTCTCCAAACGTCTCGAGAAGGGGTGGCCGCTGCAGCTGGCCACGGTCGCGTTCATCACCGTCTCGCTCATCATCTACCTCATCGTCGGAACTGCGCCGGCGACACTGCTCGTCTTCGTCGGCGGATTCAACGGACTCATCCTGCCGATCGGTCTGACGATCTTCATGTACATCGGCTGGTTCAGACCACGCCTGCTGCGCGTCGACAAGTACCCCTTGTGGTTGCTCATCATCGGCACCGCGGCAACACTGGTGATGTGGTACACGGCTGTCGAGTCGGTCGGCCCCATCTTCGCAATGATCGGAATCGGAGGATGA
- a CDS encoding LamB/YcsF family protein codes for MNANDTMTIDLNSDLGENVPDRVVSDDAAMLELVTSANVSCGFHAGSPEGIRETLAAATQGGVVIGAHPGYDDYEGFGRRPLDVPASTLQAQVEYQIGALLGLTAAVGGSVAYVKPHGGLYNAIVRDEAQAKVVVAAVKAVDPSLVFLGLAGSVANRVAAEAGLTVAAEAFADRSYNPDGSLVARTEPNAVLHDPQTVAARVLRLVQTGQVEAIDGSLVDVDAQSICFHGDSQGSIDMARTARELLESSDVRIAAFAGAGR; via the coding sequence ATGAACGCCAATGACACCATGACAATCGACCTCAACTCGGACCTCGGGGAGAACGTCCCAGACCGCGTCGTCAGCGACGATGCGGCCATGCTGGAACTGGTCACCAGCGCCAACGTCTCCTGCGGCTTCCATGCCGGCAGCCCCGAGGGCATCCGGGAGACCCTGGCAGCGGCGACGCAGGGCGGAGTCGTCATCGGGGCACACCCGGGTTATGACGACTACGAGGGCTTCGGGCGCCGCCCCCTCGACGTTCCCGCATCCACCCTGCAGGCACAGGTCGAATACCAGATCGGTGCCCTCTTGGGGCTGACCGCAGCTGTCGGCGGTTCCGTCGCCTACGTCAAACCTCACGGCGGGCTCTACAACGCCATCGTCCGTGACGAGGCTCAGGCCAAGGTTGTCGTCGCCGCCGTCAAGGCTGTCGATCCGTCCCTGGTCTTCCTCGGGCTAGCCGGCAGCGTGGCCAACCGCGTCGCCGCCGAGGCCGGACTGACAGTTGCCGCCGAGGCCTTCGCCGATCGCTCCTACAACCCCGACGGGTCGCTGGTGGCTCGCACCGAACCCAATGCTGTGCTGCATGACCCGCAGACCGTAGCCGCGCGTGTGCTCAGGCTCGTCCAGACCGGTCAGGTCGAGGCCATCGACGGCAGCCTCGTCGATGTCGACGCCCAGTCCATCTGCTTCCACGGCGACAGCCAGGGTTCCATCGACATGGCCCGCACTGCGCGTGAGCTCCTCGAATCCTCGGATGTGAGGATCGCGGCCTTCGCCGGTGCCGGTCGATGA
- a CDS encoding putative hydro-lyase: MSQFDAAAGAQARERIRAGATDPTSGLAPGLVQANLIAVPADWAFDMLLFAQRNPKPCPVIDVLEPGQVESALAPGSDLRTDIPRYRLWENGELLDEVADATTAWAQHPDLVSFLIGCSFTFETGLLEAGIPIRHQEAGRNVPMYSTSIACSPAGRVSGNMVVSMRPIPARQVAEAVRITDRFPAVHGGPVHIGEPEQIGIADLSAPDFGDAPMIEDGDIPVFWACGVTPQVAIQASAPPFAITHSPGRMFITDAPEGNYRQ; this comes from the coding sequence ATGAGTCAGTTCGACGCTGCAGCCGGGGCGCAGGCCCGCGAGCGCATTCGGGCCGGTGCCACGGACCCCACCTCGGGTCTGGCTCCCGGTCTCGTCCAGGCCAACCTCATTGCGGTGCCCGCCGACTGGGCCTTCGACATGCTCCTCTTCGCCCAGCGCAACCCGAAGCCGTGCCCGGTCATCGACGTCCTTGAGCCTGGTCAGGTCGAATCCGCGCTGGCCCCGGGCAGCGATCTGCGCACCGACATTCCCCGCTACCGCCTGTGGGAGAACGGTGAACTCCTCGACGAGGTCGCCGACGCCACCACGGCCTGGGCACAGCACCCCGACCTCGTATCCTTCCTCATCGGGTGCAGCTTCACCTTCGAGACCGGGCTGCTGGAGGCAGGCATTCCGATCCGCCACCAAGAGGCCGGGCGCAACGTGCCGATGTACTCCACATCGATCGCCTGCAGTCCCGCCGGCCGCGTCAGCGGAAACATGGTCGTGTCCATGCGTCCCATTCCCGCCCGACAGGTCGCCGAGGCGGTGCGCATCACCGACCGTTTCCCCGCCGTCCACGGTGGCCCCGTCCACATCGGAGAACCCGAGCAGATCGGCATCGCCGACCTCTCTGCCCCCGACTTCGGCGACGCGCCGATGATCGAGGACGGCGACATTCCCGTGTTCTGGGCCTGCGGAGTCACTCCCCAGGTCGCCATCCAAGCCTCGGCCCCACCATTCGCGATCACGCACTCACCGGGCCGGATGTTCATCACCGACGCGCCGGAAGGCAACTACCGCCAATGA
- a CDS encoding 5-oxoprolinase subunit B/C family protein, whose translation MIDTLEFHTASRRHLLVECPDLAATMHLHRALEAAALEGVEELIPAARTVLVRFNPTRTSAPVLTDAIHGLEHTGTDSSEAREVTIDVHYDGEDLAEVADLLSLSPAEVVTRHQRATWQVAFSGFAPGFGYLAGDDPIFDVPRRSSPRTRVPVGAVALAGEFTGVYPRASPGGWQLIGRTDATLWDLDREPPALFVPGTIVKFREAERESVTVAEASAESATSSQQEAPVPPVSLSQPDAAASAHSCTVIRPGLQLLIQDLGRPGFAAMGVSSAGAADRSALQTANRLVGNAESAAGLESFGGGVKLAITGAGVAAVTGARASITVTSADGAVFRHHLGEAFAVDDGDELELGSTERGTRAYIAFRGGIEAETALGSASADTLAGLGPAHVEPGTTISLGRPESAPHLVDPIRSADGQRNLPAPGETIELSVTLGPRDDWFTSTGLQTLLGQVWTVTHESDRVGLRLAGEIPLERARTGELPSEGAVTGALQVPPNGQPVLFGPDHPLTGGYPIIASVDDTDLAAQLAPGVMIRFVTEKSPVADDATTTDHTRHSPQNGH comes from the coding sequence ATGATCGACACCCTCGAATTCCACACCGCCTCCCGCCGTCATCTCCTCGTCGAATGCCCGGACCTCGCGGCCACTATGCACTTACATCGTGCTCTGGAGGCGGCCGCGCTCGAGGGCGTCGAGGAACTGATCCCGGCTGCACGGACGGTCCTGGTCAGGTTCAACCCGACCCGCACCTCGGCGCCGGTGCTCACCGATGCCATCCACGGGCTCGAACACACGGGCACGGATTCGAGTGAGGCCCGTGAGGTCACGATCGATGTCCACTACGACGGTGAGGATCTCGCCGAGGTGGCCGATCTCCTCTCCCTGTCCCCCGCCGAGGTGGTGACCCGGCATCAGCGCGCCACCTGGCAGGTCGCCTTCTCCGGTTTCGCCCCCGGGTTCGGCTACCTCGCCGGTGACGACCCGATCTTCGACGTTCCGCGTCGATCCTCTCCGCGCACCCGCGTGCCCGTGGGCGCGGTGGCCCTGGCCGGGGAATTCACCGGCGTCTACCCTCGCGCCTCCCCAGGCGGCTGGCAGCTCATCGGCCGCACCGATGCCACACTGTGGGACCTCGACCGGGAACCCCCGGCCCTGTTCGTGCCCGGAACGATCGTGAAGTTCCGGGAGGCTGAGCGGGAGTCGGTGACAGTCGCTGAGGCGAGCGCGGAATCCGCCACGTCTTCGCAGCAGGAGGCGCCCGTACCGCCGGTGTCATTGTCGCAGCCGGACGCAGCCGCCTCGGCGCATTCCTGCACGGTCATCCGTCCCGGACTGCAGCTGCTCATCCAGGACCTCGGGCGTCCCGGATTCGCGGCCATGGGCGTCTCGAGCGCAGGCGCCGCCGACCGCAGTGCACTGCAGACTGCCAACCGTCTCGTCGGCAATGCCGAGTCCGCGGCCGGGCTGGAGAGCTTCGGCGGTGGGGTGAAACTGGCCATCACCGGTGCCGGTGTGGCCGCTGTGACCGGGGCGAGAGCCTCGATCACCGTGACCTCTGCCGACGGTGCCGTGTTCCGGCACCACCTCGGCGAGGCCTTCGCAGTCGACGACGGAGACGAACTCGAACTCGGCAGCACCGAGCGCGGGACCCGTGCCTATATCGCCTTCCGCGGCGGCATTGAGGCCGAGACTGCCCTGGGCAGCGCCTCGGCCGATACCCTTGCCGGCCTCGGCCCTGCACATGTGGAGCCGGGCACCACGATCAGCTTGGGGCGACCCGAGTCGGCGCCCCACCTCGTCGATCCCATCCGCAGTGCAGACGGTCAGCGGAACCTTCCCGCACCGGGAGAGACGATCGAGCTGTCGGTGACCCTGGGACCCCGCGATGACTGGTTCACCTCCACCGGCCTGCAGACCCTGCTGGGACAGGTCTGGACGGTCACCCACGAATCCGATCGGGTCGGACTCAGACTGGCCGGTGAGATCCCACTCGAACGCGCCCGCACTGGGGAACTGCCCAGCGAGGGTGCTGTGACCGGGGCCCTGCAGGTCCCACCCAACGGTCAGCCGGTGCTCTTCGGACCCGACCACCCGCTGACCGGCGGCTACCCGATCATCGCCAGCGTCGACGACACGGACCTCGCGGCACAGCTGGCACCCGGCGTCATGATCCGCTTCGTCACCGAGAAATCTCCGGTGGCCGACGATGCCACCACCACAGACCACACCCGCCATTCACCGCAGAACGGACACTGA
- a CDS encoding ATP-binding protein has product MPKILIANRGEIAVRVIRACAHYGHTSVAVYADQDLEAMHTQMADEAYSLPGTNAAETYLNIGAIIAAAKKSGADAVHPGYGFLSENADFAAAVEDAGLIWIGPTADTITALGDKVTARQLAQKVGAPLAPGIDRPLKDAGEVEAFAAEHGLPIIIKAAHGGGGRGMKIVHDLAEVAGAFESATREAVEAFGRSECFVEKFLERPRHVEVQIVGDGQGRVVAVGDRDCSAQRRNQKLIEEAPAPGLSADQRERLHRSAEAICAEVNYRGAGTVEFLLAADATMTFLEVNTRLQVEHPVTEAVSGVDLVAEQFRIAFGQGLSMSATPEPRGHAIELRINAEDPGRGFLPTPGRIDVLNAPGGPGVRWDAGVRAGDMVQPAFDSLFAKLIVHGPDRASAIARTVTAAKELRVDGVATVLPCSLAILTDPAFTGDELGIHTQWIESELLPRLTTQPRPAPASESSLTRVTIEIDGKLSSLGLPSALLAALGSAGGGATSAGDGGAGGTGSEGGATETGGVSAPVPGNLVDYLIADGAEVAEGDDVAVLSAMKMETRVQAPSAGRLKQLSKVGDMVAVGEVFARIE; this is encoded by the coding sequence ATGCCGAAGATCCTCATTGCCAACCGCGGCGAAATCGCCGTCCGCGTCATCCGCGCCTGCGCCCACTACGGCCACACCTCGGTCGCCGTCTACGCCGACCAGGACCTCGAAGCCATGCACACGCAGATGGCCGATGAGGCCTACTCCCTGCCGGGGACCAATGCGGCCGAGACCTACCTCAACATCGGCGCGATCATCGCCGCAGCAAAGAAGTCGGGCGCCGATGCCGTCCACCCCGGCTATGGCTTCCTGTCCGAAAACGCCGACTTCGCCGCCGCAGTCGAAGACGCCGGCCTCATCTGGATTGGACCCACCGCGGACACCATCACGGCACTCGGCGACAAGGTCACCGCTCGCCAACTGGCGCAGAAGGTCGGCGCCCCGCTGGCCCCGGGCATCGATCGACCACTCAAGGACGCCGGCGAGGTTGAGGCCTTCGCCGCCGAACACGGTCTGCCGATCATCATCAAGGCAGCCCACGGTGGAGGCGGGCGCGGAATGAAGATCGTCCACGACCTCGCCGAGGTTGCCGGAGCCTTCGAATCGGCGACCCGTGAAGCGGTGGAGGCCTTCGGACGCTCCGAATGCTTCGTCGAGAAGTTCCTCGAGCGCCCCCGCCATGTCGAGGTCCAGATCGTCGGCGATGGTCAGGGACGTGTCGTGGCCGTCGGCGATCGCGATTGTTCGGCCCAGCGCCGCAATCAGAAACTCATCGAAGAGGCACCTGCTCCCGGACTCAGCGCCGATCAGCGTGAGCGCCTGCACCGTTCGGCCGAGGCCATCTGCGCCGAGGTGAACTATAGGGGTGCGGGCACCGTCGAGTTCCTCCTCGCCGCCGATGCCACGATGACCTTCCTCGAGGTCAACACCCGACTCCAGGTCGAACATCCCGTCACCGAGGCGGTCTCCGGCGTCGATCTCGTCGCCGAACAGTTCCGCATCGCCTTCGGCCAAGGCCTGTCGATGTCGGCGACGCCCGAGCCACGGGGGCATGCCATCGAGCTGCGCATCAACGCCGAAGACCCGGGACGTGGCTTCCTGCCGACTCCGGGCCGCATCGATGTGCTCAACGCCCCGGGCGGTCCCGGCGTGCGCTGGGATGCGGGAGTCCGGGCCGGTGACATGGTGCAGCCGGCCTTCGATTCGCTGTTCGCCAAACTCATCGTCCACGGCCCTGACCGTGCCTCCGCGATCGCGCGCACAGTGACCGCGGCGAAGGAGCTGCGGGTCGACGGCGTTGCGACTGTGCTTCCGTGTTCCTTGGCGATATTGACCGATCCTGCGTTCACGGGTGATGAGCTCGGCATTCATACGCAGTGGATCGAATCCGAGCTCCTCCCCCGGCTGACGACACAGCCTCGGCCTGCGCCGGCGTCCGAGTCTTCGCTGACGCGTGTGACCATCGAAATCGACGGCAAGCTCTCCAGCCTCGGCCTGCCGAGTGCACTGCTGGCCGCATTGGGCAGCGCCGGTGGCGGGGCTACCAGTGCTGGCGATGGTGGTGCTGGTGGAACTGGCTCTGAAGGTGGCGCCACGGAGACCGGTGGTGTCAGTGCTCCGGTGCCCGGTAACCTCGTCGACTATCTCATCGCCGACGGCGCCGAGGTGGCCGAGGGGGACGATGTCGCTGTGCTGTCGGCGATGAAGATGGAGACCCGAGTGCAGGCGCCCAGCGCCGGAAGACTGAAACAGCTCTCGAAGGTCGGTGACATGGTGGCCGTCGGCGAGGTCTTCGCTCGAATCGAGTGA
- the bcp gene encoding thioredoxin-dependent thiol peroxidase has product MPRLSVGDTAPDFTLSNQDGKSVTLSEFKGQRVVVYFYPAAMTPGCTTEACDFRDSLSALSAAGLVVLGISPDKPEKLKKFAEKESLNFDLLSDPDKTMMEAWGAFGEKKNYGKVVQGVIRSTLVIDADGAVELAQYNVKATGHVARVRKALGIDAA; this is encoded by the coding sequence ATGCCACGTCTGTCAGTCGGCGACACCGCCCCGGATTTCACTCTGAGCAATCAGGACGGGAAGTCGGTGACCCTCAGCGAGTTCAAGGGGCAGCGGGTCGTCGTCTACTTCTACCCAGCTGCCATGACTCCCGGCTGCACGACCGAGGCCTGCGACTTCCGTGATTCGCTCTCGGCGCTCTCCGCTGCCGGGCTGGTCGTCCTGGGCATCTCGCCTGACAAGCCGGAGAAGCTGAAGAAGTTCGCTGAGAAGGAGAGCCTGAACTTCGACCTCCTCTCCGACCCCGACAAGACCATGATGGAAGCCTGGGGTGCTTTCGGGGAGAAGAAGAACTACGGCAAGGTCGTCCAGGGCGTCATCCGCTCCACGCTCGTCATCGATGCCGACGGCGCTGTGGAACTGGCGCAGTACAACGTCAAGGCCACCGGTCACGTTGCTCGTGTGCGCAAGGCACTGGGAATCGACGCGGCCTGA
- a CDS encoding GNAT family N-acetyltransferase has protein sequence MADSSTTSVRPVEPTDETRWRELFRGYREFYHLPESEEVVSRVWSWLMDAEHESQGLVAEADGRIVAIADFRRFSRPSTGTGGLWLDDLFTDPEARGTGSGRALIARLQEIAAAEGRSVVRWITADDNDQAQILYDKVATKTHWLTYDAKPLSPVSTD, from the coding sequence ATGGCAGATTCGTCGACCACTTCCGTTCGCCCTGTTGAACCGACAGACGAGACTCGCTGGCGTGAGCTCTTCCGCGGCTACCGCGAGTTCTATCACCTGCCGGAGTCCGAGGAGGTCGTCTCCCGGGTGTGGAGTTGGCTCATGGATGCCGAGCACGAAAGCCAGGGCTTGGTCGCCGAGGCGGATGGTCGTATCGTCGCAATCGCAGATTTCCGGAGATTCTCGCGCCCATCGACTGGGACGGGCGGTCTCTGGCTCGATGACCTCTTCACCGATCCCGAGGCTCGCGGCACAGGTTCCGGACGCGCGCTCATCGCCCGTCTCCAGGAGATCGCTGCGGCCGAGGGACGTTCGGTCGTCCGCTGGATCACCGCGGACGACAATGATCAGGCACAGATCCTCTATGACAAGGTGGCGACGAAGACTCACTGGCTCACCTACGATGCGAAGCCTCTCAGTCCGGTTTCGACCGATTGA
- a CDS encoding MerR family transcriptional regulator, with protein MAEATEMRMAELARRSELSVATIKYYLREGLLQQGRRTSVNQAVYGDDHLSRLRLIRALTTVAGLPLSKVRDVVEAVTGESSVLDAMAVTQDVLLGDSAPKAVEAAPVLDRVIAERGWLCEPASPAYQAAVSAVDELHAEDLTAILDRLGDYAQAAEMVGRSDLEAIGAAQHVEEKIRRVVLGSVLRRPLLDALVLLAQQHFAQQYAVQSLNRSKPD; from the coding sequence ATGGCGGAAGCGACTGAGATGCGCATGGCCGAGTTGGCGCGACGTTCGGAGCTGAGCGTGGCCACGATCAAGTACTACCTGCGCGAGGGGCTGCTGCAGCAGGGGCGGCGAACGAGCGTGAATCAGGCTGTCTACGGCGATGACCACCTGTCGCGGCTCCGGCTGATTCGTGCGCTGACCACCGTGGCCGGACTCCCGCTGTCTAAGGTCCGCGATGTGGTGGAGGCCGTGACTGGGGAGTCATCAGTCCTTGATGCCATGGCCGTGACCCAGGATGTGCTTCTCGGAGACTCCGCACCGAAGGCGGTCGAAGCCGCACCGGTCTTAGACCGCGTGATCGCAGAACGCGGATGGCTCTGTGAACCGGCATCGCCTGCCTATCAGGCGGCAGTGAGCGCAGTCGATGAGCTGCACGCCGAGGATCTCACCGCGATTCTTGATCGCTTGGGAGACTATGCTCAGGCTGCGGAAATGGTCGGTCGATCCGATCTCGAGGCCATCGGCGCTGCCCAGCACGTCGAGGAGAAGATCCGACGGGTCGTGTTGGGCAGTGTGCTTCGCCGGCCCTTACTCGATGCGCTGGTGCTCCTCGCTCAGCAGCACTTCGCCCAACAGTACGCCGTGCAGAGTCTCAATCGGTCGAAACCGGACTGA
- a CDS encoding DUF1772 domain-containing protein, which yields MDIIEIAAILVIGFVGSAEFGSATLVHPVIRRLEKDDQLTFEKGLLRTFGRVMPIGMTVATVLGIIVAINDPSAWLVVAAISLSIALIVTIIGNVPINLRTSRITEETAPEGFIAMRRRWDASQIVRASTQLIGFVLVTIGIVTAA from the coding sequence GTGGACATCATCGAAATCGCAGCCATCCTGGTCATCGGATTCGTCGGTTCGGCAGAGTTCGGCTCGGCGACCCTCGTCCACCCGGTGATCCGCAGACTGGAAAAAGACGACCAGCTGACGTTTGAGAAGGGGCTGCTGAGAACCTTCGGACGAGTCATGCCCATCGGAATGACAGTGGCAACCGTCCTCGGCATCATCGTCGCGATCAATGACCCATCGGCATGGCTTGTCGTCGCGGCCATCAGCCTCAGCATTGCGCTCATCGTCACGATCATCGGCAATGTTCCGATCAATCTCCGCACCAGCCGCATCACCGAAGAGACCGCGCCCGAGGGGTTCATCGCGATGCGCAGACGCTGGGATGCCTCTCAGATCGTTCGGGCGTCAACGCAGCTCATCGGCTTCGTCCTTGTCACGATCGGCATCGTCACTGCCGCGTGA
- a CDS encoding maleylpyruvate isomerase family mycothiol-dependent enzyme, producing the protein MTPVRDSGYWTLIHTERARLVSLLDGLTAAQWRALSLCSDWTIEQVVAHLSAAANTGRWAWVRSIVAAGFNAAKHNARLLSQYQGRTPEETLSIFHDSITATIAPTKDYPAFLGEVIVHGQDIASPLGQTLLPDEKALCEVARFFATKDFAVNSKTLVKGLSLEADDVDFRIGSGPLVAGKLLDLVMALAGRPTFAAALRGEGADELRHRMS; encoded by the coding sequence GTGACCCCTGTGAGGGACTCGGGCTATTGGACACTCATCCACACCGAACGCGCACGCCTGGTGAGTCTCCTTGACGGCCTCACCGCAGCACAGTGGCGGGCACTGTCGCTGTGTTCTGACTGGACCATCGAGCAGGTGGTTGCTCATCTCAGCGCCGCTGCGAACACCGGCAGATGGGCGTGGGTTCGCAGCATCGTCGCCGCCGGATTCAACGCGGCCAAGCACAACGCTCGCCTGCTCTCGCAATACCAGGGCCGCACCCCAGAAGAGACTCTCAGCATCTTCCACGACTCGATCACCGCCACGATCGCTCCGACGAAGGACTATCCGGCATTCCTCGGCGAAGTGATTGTCCACGGCCAGGACATCGCTTCGCCGCTAGGCCAGACTCTCCTCCCTGATGAGAAGGCGCTTTGCGAGGTCGCTCGCTTTTTCGCGACAAAGGACTTCGCGGTCAACAGCAAGACCCTCGTTAAGGGTCTGTCGCTTGAAGCCGACGACGTCGACTTCAGAATTGGCAGCGGGCCGTTGGTCGCAGGGAAGCTTCTCGATCTGGTGATGGCTCTAGCTGGACGACCCACCTTCGCCGCCGCCCTGCGTGGGGAAGGTGCCGACGAGCTGCGCCATCGCATGTCCTGA